One genomic region from Rosa rugosa chromosome 1, drRosRugo1.1, whole genome shotgun sequence encodes:
- the LOC133730332 gene encoding uncharacterized protein LOC133730332 — protein MVHRYQPSIVGISEPFINLSALKSSFWHSLKMFPAAVNDRGDQPPNIWLLCDQAVQPTVLLATDQQLTVSCTLDTVKCVITWVYAKTTVPDRRLLWRDLLQVKNTFVQGPWIVLGDFNCVLGAHEKRGGLLPSAISCSEFQDMSTNCELIHLPTKGLPYTWTNKRGVSANVEMRLDRCLSNFSWIDVWRKLECSTLPRCSSDHSPLLVSFSRLMLIQRPPFRFQRMWLDHPSFLSLVTDVWQSAQFFGNPMFVLASKLRTLKQRFRAWNKTEFGDVNKMVENSFLDLDRIQQEIASLGPSDDRLSQESVASAQVHMALAHQERFYCDKSRIKWLSEGDRNTSFFHAMVKVRQLKHSLSVLRDGSRVIDDPKEISDHVINYFSDLFTADSSVIDTGLVSQVIPKIVTNEENAQLTAIPTSEEIFQVMCSMDHNSSPGPDGFGGVFYMKCWSIVGEDVIQAVQSFFTHGYILPHFNSNLMILIPKVPGADSVTQLRPIAMANFVFKLITKIIADRLGCIAARIISPNQSAFLKGRTIADPIILTSECINLLDHKCKGGNIAIKFDVQKAFDTLDWRFLIRVLKAFGFSDPFADWIKAILNSAHLSILINGATEGFFSCSRGVRQGDPLSPILFCLAEEVLSRGLTKLAEDGRTDLMSAPLGITPPSHVLFADDIMVFMRGTKRSLRNLMLFMEEYGLNSGQRINRAKSLVFLGKYASRRRFIIRKFLGVKQGSLPFTYLGVPIFQGRPKKLYFQAIADRVRCKLASWKGSLLSQAGRIQLIQSVIQGILVYSFQIYEWPTCLLRDLQSCIRNFFWTGDPLKRGMPLLAWRICCKPKVEGGLGLRDLFEANRALLIKRCWEVLSSSSPASILVRTRFLNEDFQPLKSFKKSSVWLGLKKVWPTFFNSLQWCVGNGRKISFWFDNWLGEPLASTIGVAGAIPLQAKLHEFIVDSNWVLPEDFIASFPQVAGKIKQIALPVEDTTDSLLWPGSSSGVLTAKEAFTFFSSHIDRRNWGQVIWNKAIQPRKSLVVWKALHGRLLTDDALQRRGFSLPSCCSFCGSHAESYTHLLLHCPQIVPLWKWICLLFSHSFSPWNTLEEVFFGDFASTLSKHKRQLWFLVIGNLIWYIWITRNLLRFEAKVFDVLDAQRQLLELFKESAKLSFHPYKKHTIASIYSILGISQLSAAAASFIPSFHSLELVSLYHPP, from the coding sequence ATGGTTCATAGATACCAACCTTCAATTGTTGGTATTTCTGAACCTTTTATTAATCTAAGTGCACTTAAATCTTCTTTTTGGCATTCTTTGAAGATGTTTCCGGCTGCAGTGAATGATCGGGGAGACCAACCCCCAAATATTTGGCTCCTTTGTGATCAGGCTGTTCAACCGACCGTGTTACTAGCTACTGATCAGCAGCTCACGGTTTCCTGCACTCTGGACACTGTCAAGTGTGTTATCACCTGGGTTTATGCTAAGACAACGGTGCCGGACCGTCGTCTGCTTTGGAGAGATCTTCTACAGGTTAAAAATACCTTTGTTCAAGGTCCATGGATAGTGTTGGGAGATTTTAATTGTGTTCTTGGAGCTCATGAAAAAAGAGGAGGACTTCTTCCCAGTGCCATTTCTTGTTCTGAGTTTCAAGATATGTCAACTAATTGTGAACTAATTCATCTTCCTACTAAGGGCTTGCCTTATACTTGGACGAATAAAAGGGGGGTTAGTGCGAATGTTGAAATGAGGCTCGATCGGTGTCTCAGTAATTTTTCTTGGATTGATGTTTGGCGCAAGTTGGAGTGCTCCACCCTCCCTCGTTGTTCCTCAGATCATTCTCCTCTTTTAGTGTCCTTCTCAAGGCTCATGCTAATTCAGCGACCACCGTTCCGGTTTCAACGCATGTGGTTGGATCATCcaagttttctttctttggtaaCAGATGTCTGGCAGAGTGCTCAATTCTTTGGTAATCCAATGTTTGTGTTGGCTTCTAAGCTTAGGACTCTTAAACAACGGTTTCGGGCTTGGAATAAAACTGAATTTGGGGATGTCAACAAAATGGTGGAGAATTCTTTTCTGGACTTGGACAGAATTCAGCAGGAAATTGCTAGTTTGGGGCCTTCAGATGACAGGCTTTCCCAGGAAAGTGTGGCTAGCGCTCAAGTTCATATGGCCCTTGCTCATCAAGAAAGATTTTACTGTGATAAATCAAGGATTAAGTGGCTTTCAGAAGGTGATCGTAACACATCTTTCTTCCATGCAATGGTAAAGGTTCGTCAACTTAAGCATTCCTTATCGGTTTTGAGGGATGGCAGCCGTGTTATTGACGATCCGAAGGAGATCAGTGACCATGTTATTAATTATTTTAGCGACCTTTTCACTGCTGATTCTTCTGTTATTGACACTGGTTTGGTTTCTCAAGTAATTCCCAAGATTGTAACTAATGAAGAAAATGCTCAGCTTACGGCAATTCCCACTTCCGAAGAAATTTTTCAAGTTATGTGTTCCATGGATCATAATAGCTCTCCAGGTCCAGATGGTTTTGGGGGAGTTTTCTATATGAAATGCTGGTCGATTGTTGGTGAGGATGTTATCCAGGCTGTTCAAAGTTTTTTCACTCATGGGTACATTCTCCCCCACTTTAACTCAAACTTGATGATTTTGATTCCTAAAGTTCCTGGTGCAGACTCGGTAACACAGCTGCGTCCTATTGCTATGGCGAATTTTGTTTTCAAGCTTATCACAAAAATTATAGCAGATAGATTGGGTTGTATTGCAGCTCGGATTATATCCCCAAATCAAAGTGCTTTTCTTAAAGGTCGCACTATTGCAGATCCTATTATATTGACATCAGAGTGCATCAACCTCCTGGATCATAAGTGCAAGGGTGGAAACATAGCAATTAAATTTGATGTGCAAAAGGCTTTTGATACCCTGGACTGGAGATTCTTAATTCGCGTACTGAAggcttttggtttttctgatCCTTTTGCGGATTGGATTAAAGCTATTTTGAATTCTGCACACTTGTCAATTCTTATTAATGGTGCAACGGAGGGTTTCTTCTCCTGTTCTCGGGGTGTTCGACAAGGTGATCCCTTATCACCTATTCTATTTTGTCTTGCTGAAGAGGTTTTGAGTAGGGGTCTCACCAAGTTGGCAGAGGATGGGCGTACTGACTTGATGTCAGCTCCTCTTGGTATTACTCCGCCCTCTCATGTTCTTTTTGCAGATGATATTATGGTTTTCATGCGGGGTACTAAGCGTTCGTTGAGAAATCTAATGCTTTTTATGGAGGAATATGGCTTGAATTCGGGGCAGCGAATCAACAGAGCAAAATCTCTAGTTTTTTTGGGGAAATATGCCTCCCGTCGTCGTTTTATTATCCGGAAGTTTCTTGGTGTTAAGCAAGGTTCTCTTCCTTTCACTTATCTTGGCGTCCCTATATTCCAGGGACGTCCAAAAAAACTATATTTTCAGGCCATTGCAGATAGAGTACGATGTAAACTGGCATCTTGGAAAGGTTCTTTGCTTTCACAAGCAGGTAGGATTCAGCTTATTCAGTCAGTGATACAAGGCATTTTGGTCTACAGTTTCCAAATTTATGAGTGGCCGACATGCCTGCTTCGTGACCTGCAATCTTGTATTAGGAATTTTTTTTGGACTGGTGATCCTTTAAAAAGAGGCATGCCTCTTCTAGCTTGGCGTATTTGCTGTAAACCCAAGGTGGAAGGAGGTTTGGGATTACGTGATCTCTTTGAGGCTAATCGTGCTCTTCTAATAAAGCGGTGTTGGGAGgtgctctcttcttcctctcctgctTCTATTTTGGTAAGGACTCGGTTTTTAAATGAAGACTTTCAACCTCTAAAATCTTTTAAAAAATCCTCAGTTTGGTTGGGTCTCAAAAAGGTTTGGCCTacattcttcaattctctacAATGGTGTGTTGGCAATGGTCGGAAAATTTCCTTTTGGTTTGATAATTGGTTAGGTGAGCCTTTAGCTTCCACTATTGGAGTAGCTGGCGCCATTCCGCTCCAAGCCAAACTGCATGAGTTTATTGTGGATTCGAATTGGGTTCTTCCAGAAGATTTTATAGCTTCCTTTCCTCAAGTTGCTGGTAAAATAAAGCAAATTGCTTTGCCTGTGGAAGACACAACTGATTCCCTTTTGTGGCCTGGTTCCTCCTCAGGTGTTCTGACAGCTAAAGAAGCCTTTACTTTCTTTTCAAGTCACATTGATCGTCGGAATTGGGGTCAAGTCATATGGAACAAAGCAATTCAGCCACGCAAAAGCCTTGTTGTTTGGAAAGCTCTTCATGGGCGGCTGCTTACGGATGATGCATTGCAGCGGCGAGGTTTTTCCCTCCCATCCTGTTGCTCTTTCTGTGGTAGTCATGCCGAGTCATATACGCATCTTCTCCTACACTGTCCTCAAATTGTGCCTTTATGGAAATGGAtttgtcttcttttttctcATTCTTTCTCCCCTTGGAATACTCTTGAGGAAGTGTTTTTTGGAGATTTTGCTTCTACTCTCTCTAAACATAAGCGTCAGCTTTGGTTTCTAGTAATTGGCAATCTAATTTGGTATATTTGGATCACTAGAAATCTGCTGCGTTTTGAGGCTAAGGTGTTTGATGTTTTGGATGCCCAGCGTCAGCTTTTGGAGTTGTTCAAGGAGTCTGCTAAGCTTTCTTTCCATCCCTACAAAAAGCACACAATTGCTTCTATTTACTCTATTCTTGGGATCTCTCAATTGTCAGCTGCTGCTGCTAGTTTTATTCCGTCCTTCCATTCTTTGGAACTGGTTTCACTCTATCATCCACCATGA
- the LOC133730342 gene encoding uncharacterized protein LOC133730342: MALPSSMSATSAGNPSEGGCPWAFLRPLEEGFPRPQPPPKAKTFASILSDSVESSVSLSQLPAPVIRGDKTYVKINEALYQEQLKNFKTNLIGRLLLRKGSVPMKTPVLKGLLADLWRPAAPWRLVPLGKGYFDIHFGTEEDLRRVWGGGTCTLADGLFRLAQWKPDFVPGDVLPQTHAQLWVRLYGLSQDYWHPQHLMEIARGVGTPLQLDRATKEREFGYYARVLVDVDLASELPTSVMVERESLCFPIEIIYENKCTHCGMVGHMVDRCRRLHGDNPKPRNVEKPSTVSRSVVRQEYRVKDKEQSDQDPIQVSRRISEPCGSGRDGSPGGVATERPATPNNDPTENRFAILAQEVIAEAANDLIEQLADQVYLEPINQSSDIQHSSQVAAEVSDDEHDSSPTSLIVTKGDEVVVQGKEDDMTIVLSKSQRKKQKKKTHKETVQEQVSDRYPTRNRAPTPRLNL; this comes from the coding sequence ATGGCTCTTCCAAGTTCTATGTCGGCGACAAGCGCAGGAAATCCAAGCGAGGGTGGGTGTCCATGGGCCTTCTTGCGCCCCTTGGAGGAGGGTTTCCCTCGTCCTCAACCCCCTCCAAAGGCAAAAACTTTCGCCTCCATTCTCTCTGACTCAGTTGAGTCTTCGGTCTCACTTAGCCAACTGCCTGCTCCAGTCATTCGTGGTGACAAGACATACGTCAAAATCAATGAAGCTCTCTATCAGGaacaattgaaaaacttcaaaaccaaTCTTATTGGTAGATTGCTACTGCGAAAAGGTTCTGTCCCAATGAAAACTCCCGTTCTCAAGGGCTTGCTTGCTGATCTATGGAGGCCGGCAGCTCCTTGGCGCTTGGTCCCGCTTGGGAAGGGGTATTTTGACATTCACTTTGGCACCGAAGAGGATCTGCGACGTGTTTGGGGAGGTGGTACATGCACCCTTGCCGATGGGCTCTTTCGACTGGCTCAATGGAAACCTGACTTTGTGCCTGGTGATGTCCTTCCACAAACACATGCCCAACTATGGGTCAGACTGTATGGCTTGAGCCAGGACTACTGGCACCCTCAGCATCTCATGGAAATTGCACGTGGAGTGGGTACGCCCTTGCAGTTAGACAGGGCTACGAAGGAGAGGGAGTTTGGGTACTATGCTCGAGTGCTGGTAGACGTTGATCTTGCTAGCGAATTGCCAACGTCGGTAATGGTTGAGCGTGAGTCACTTTGTTTCCCCATTGAGATTATTTATGAAAACAAGTGTACTCATTGCGGTATGGTTGGGCATATGGTGGATCGTTGTAGACGATTGCATGGTGACAACCCAAAGCCTCGCAATGTTGAGAAACCTTCCACAGTTTCAAGGTCGGTGGTTCGCCAGGAATATAGGGTGAAGGATAAGGAGCAAAGTGACCAAGATCCTATACAAGTTTCCAGGAGAATCAGTGAGCCTTGTGGCAGTGGGAGAGATGGTAGTCCAGGGGGAGTAGCCACTGAGAGACCAGCAACTCCTAATAATGACCCCACGGAGAATCGGTTCGCCATTTTGGCTCAAGAAGTCATTGCGGAGGCTGCCAACGATTTAATTGAGCAATTGGCAGATCAAGTGTATCTTGAGCCAATTAATCAGTCTTCTGACATACAGCATTCAAGCCAGGTTGCGGCTGAGGTTTCGGACGATGAACATGATTCTAGCCCCACCTCCCTAATAGTGACGAAGGGAGATGAAGTAGTTGTTCAAGGGAAGGAAGATGATATGACTATTGTTCTTTCTAAATCGCAGAGaaagaagcaaaagaagaaaacgCATAAGGAAACAGTCCAGGAGCAAGTTTCTGACCGCTATCCCACCCGCAATAGGGCTCCCACTCCTCGCCTTAACCTATGA
- the LOC133740797 gene encoding uncharacterized protein LOC133740797 isoform X1 has product MAMAIRSALAKLASNSVHKNRSGILMLRAFAIDKNLDRQSRAVSGFPAGHFFRHRFDYGSYKSKKKELKVFDYYMDLGGLEPARFATEEFNKRKKMQLQFVRVVKAHRHLLCTGISSLYDITLEAVDAGVAKLYQAKVSVNFTDGMFLEWFCLVVDDGCPIALFDHLENFFAQKDNEDRAESQIPMCKKQGLNCSNNLCIKLCRIEPAYDLSNNGKMQKFGRWAVKMYNKEKNAKLQFKRVVNGSKLQWEDFVYLTMEAADAGVMKIYQAELFLPDDEKIKHPNSKLILFGHVDDNGGLSILIDKRHEECTKEILESEDIITAYQQGYCRYKDSNVFLPTFLRY; this is encoded by the exons ATGGCTATGGCGATTCGTTCTGCACTCGCAAAGCTGGCGAGTAACTCTGTTCACAAGAACAGAAGTGGAATTCTGATGCTTAGGGCTTTTGCTATCGACAAAAACCTCGATCGCCAAAGCCGGGCCGTTTCGGGGTTTCCTGCCGGTCATTTCTTCCGTCACCGATTCGATTATGGAAGCTATAAAAGCAAAAAAAAGGAGCTTAAG GTATTTGATTATTATATGGATTTAGGAGGATTAGAGCCTGCCCGTTTCGCCACGGAAGAGTTCAACAAGCGAAAG AAAATGCAACTGCAGTTTGTGAGAGTTGTCAAGGCACATAGGCATCTGCTGTGCACAGGAATTAGCAGCCTATATGATATAACATTGGAGGCAGTTGATGCCGGTGTCGCTAAACTTTACCAAGCAAAAGTTTCAGTAAATTTCACTGATGGCATGTTTTTGGAATGGTTCTGTCTTGTTGTCGATGATGGGTGTCCTATAGCACTATTTGATCACCTAG AAAACTTTTTTGCTCAGAAGGACAATGAAGACAGAGCAGAGAGTCAAATTCCGATGTGTAAAAAGCAG GGACTTAATTGTTCTAATAACTTATGTATCAAACTATGTCGTATTGAACCTGCATATGACTTATCAAATAATGGCAAGATGCAAAAATTTGGACGTTGGGCCGTGAAAATGTACAACAAGGAAAAG AATGCTAAACTGCAGTTTAAGAGAGTGGTGAACGGAAGCAAGCTGCAGTGGGAGGATTTTGTTTATCTAACAATGGAGGCAGCAGATGCTGGTGTGATGAAAATTTACCAAGCAGAACTGTTTTTGCCAGATGACGAGAAGATTAAGCATCCCAATTCCAAGCTCATTTTGTTTGGCCATGTTGATGATAATGGGGGATTGTCGATACTAATTGATAAGAGGCATGAAGAATGCACAAAAGAGATTTTGGAATCTGAAGATATTATTACAGCATACCAGCAAG GTTACTGCCGTTACAAGGATTCTAATGTTTTCCTTCCAACCTTTTTGAGATATTGA
- the LOC133740797 gene encoding uncharacterized protein LOC133740797 isoform X2 — MAMAIRSALAKLASNSVHKNRSGILMLRAFAIDKNLDRQSRAVSGFPAGHFFRHRFDYGSYKSKKKELKVFDYYMDLGGLEPARFATEEFNKRKKMQLQFVRVVKAHRHLLCTGISSLYDITLEAVDAGVAKLYQAKVSVNFTDGMFLEWFCLVVDDGCPIALFDHLENFFAQKDNEDRAESQIPMCKKQGLNCSNNLCIKLCRIEPAYDLSNNGKMQKFGRWAVKMYNKEKNAKLQFKRVVNGSKLQWEDFVYLTMEAADAGVMKIYQAELFLPDDEKIKHPNSKLILFGHVDDNGGLSILIDKRHEECTKEILESEDIITAYQQGL; from the exons ATGGCTATGGCGATTCGTTCTGCACTCGCAAAGCTGGCGAGTAACTCTGTTCACAAGAACAGAAGTGGAATTCTGATGCTTAGGGCTTTTGCTATCGACAAAAACCTCGATCGCCAAAGCCGGGCCGTTTCGGGGTTTCCTGCCGGTCATTTCTTCCGTCACCGATTCGATTATGGAAGCTATAAAAGCAAAAAAAAGGAGCTTAAG GTATTTGATTATTATATGGATTTAGGAGGATTAGAGCCTGCCCGTTTCGCCACGGAAGAGTTCAACAAGCGAAAG AAAATGCAACTGCAGTTTGTGAGAGTTGTCAAGGCACATAGGCATCTGCTGTGCACAGGAATTAGCAGCCTATATGATATAACATTGGAGGCAGTTGATGCCGGTGTCGCTAAACTTTACCAAGCAAAAGTTTCAGTAAATTTCACTGATGGCATGTTTTTGGAATGGTTCTGTCTTGTTGTCGATGATGGGTGTCCTATAGCACTATTTGATCACCTAG AAAACTTTTTTGCTCAGAAGGACAATGAAGACAGAGCAGAGAGTCAAATTCCGATGTGTAAAAAGCAG GGACTTAATTGTTCTAATAACTTATGTATCAAACTATGTCGTATTGAACCTGCATATGACTTATCAAATAATGGCAAGATGCAAAAATTTGGACGTTGGGCCGTGAAAATGTACAACAAGGAAAAG AATGCTAAACTGCAGTTTAAGAGAGTGGTGAACGGAAGCAAGCTGCAGTGGGAGGATTTTGTTTATCTAACAATGGAGGCAGCAGATGCTGGTGTGATGAAAATTTACCAAGCAGAACTGTTTTTGCCAGATGACGAGAAGATTAAGCATCCCAATTCCAAGCTCATTTTGTTTGGCCATGTTGATGATAATGGGGGATTGTCGATACTAATTGATAAGAGGCATGAAGAATGCACAAAAGAGATTTTGGAATCTGAAGATATTATTACAGCATACCAGCAAGGTCTGTAA